The Bacillus rossius redtenbacheri isolate Brsri chromosome 5, Brsri_v3, whole genome shotgun sequence region GTACAGGCCCGCGTCGCCCTCCTCGCTGTCTGAAACAACGCACTCACACCACACGCACACCACGGTCCCTACCTGGTAAACCAAACTGAGGACTTTCCTTAAGGACCTTTCCATAGAACATTCATACAAATTATTTACATCACATCAGAGAATCATTTTTGATATACTCATATACACGTTGCTATGTctctctatcaaaaaaaaaatattttaaatattaaacaatttttttttatcttaatttaaattgaatatgtttaaggttaatgacgctaccatatttaatttttttttttgatcaggtTCTGGATTATCATTACTGTTGTTATATAATTATGAAACTttgttcttgtttatctgttagttgcttgctgtgttgtcttgtgtatgtgttattatagtattgtcctcaatgttattcattttgtttcagtaggcatgtaacaaattgataaaataaattaattaattaattaatacaacgAAAATGCAAATGTATTTATCCCTTGTTAGCAAAAACCAagcagttaataaataaataaataaatatatatatatatatatatatatatatatatatatatatatatatatatatatatataaatttttaaattaagttctataatattattgaatatttgtctgtgtgtttgttCAAGTATCACACAAAAAccactggaccgattttgatgaaaccttTCTGTGTGTAAAAGCTTATGTTTAGACTTAAAAactggtatatattttatttcgctaCAGTGACGAGAGCTAGAGATATAACATTAatactacttttttttacaaccaagtgcaaccaatataaggtgagctcACATTTCTACCAAAATCCACTTCTAACAATACCACTGTGTACCACATACataatctaatttatttattctatcacaatcaataactatttcaAGATACATGATATATTTTTTACTACATGATAtgataattaaagaataaaattacaGTGTGATTATTAGCATCTGGGGACATACACTAGTTTATATATAATAACTAATAAGCATACTCAAACAAAATGGGAAATAGCTCTCTATTCCCTAATGTACTGATTTTTATGTCAGAAAGCTAAAACCGTTAagagaataatataaaaaaaataaactagtttctgaaaaattgtttaatcattttttaatacttattttaccaaaatagaCTCCCTCTGATAGACATCTGATGCATTACacagtaaaatcattagtaataagcatgtctagaaaAGAACTATActcagaaaaatataaataatctgaaatttttaattgtttgaaacaTGTGCCATCATAAATTTAAACATGTGTTACTAATGGAAGACATTCAATTTCAAACAacctaatatatataatatttttctctaATCAATTTCAGTACAAAATTCATATCAATTATATTACATTCAACAATTTTAACATGATAAAACATTaagtttttgtaatttgagttaatTTTCGTAAAAGGGCTAATTGATTTTATGTTCATAGTTAAAAtaggtgctaaatggtgtattaacttgcattttgttgtTGTATGATGTATTGAGATGTTTTGCGgggttattttagttttatcacaattcaccatataatattgCCCCTAATTATAACATGGTTTCCTGCACAATATACAGTTTTGACTGTTATCATTTCCATCAACACTATGTACCTAAACTGGTAGtctggaaaaatttaaaaaaaaattgtttcatcaaccttataataatacatttttaattattgattattATCAGACTAAAAACTATAGATATTTGATTCCGCTTCAAATTAATACACAGTTGTTTGTATCCCTTATGTTTACTAATTTGCGTAAATTCGGGTACAGATCAGTCAATCACTAACAGCACacaaatttatgattaaaatacatgCTGTTTTAAGACATCAAGATGCTCCATAGAAGGAAAAATTACTGATACTGTTTTGTCACAAAATGATAAAGAAATTCCTTGCAAGCTCCTTAAGGCTTGGTCTGACCTGCcatgttgataatatttttttttttgttttttcatcaTTACTTACTTTAAgaactatttataaaatttaaacttgatacctcccttgcattagtcgctctgccacaaatatttccaacagacAGCGTAACATCATGGGTGCGAAAAGCGTGCAAGTCTTTGGAATTATTACTACTTGCTCCCCTTCACACTGACAAATTGTCTGCAATTATATTTGACAACAATGTTTATGTTTGAGGCATGATACCGTACGAGATATGGCTTTATATTGCTCTATGCAACAAAGATGGAAAGTAAACCTCACACCATGTTTTTAAGCAAGCTGTACAAATCACAGGCATCAGTTCGCCATGATGCCTAACTTGCTGGCGACTGACTTTTGCCGAGATACCAAGACGTTGCTGCGTACACCGTAGTTTTGAAAACATCGGGCCAGCTAAGCGGGGACCGTGACGGGGAACGCGGGAGCCGGGGAAGTTTACCTAGATCCGCATCGTTATCATTGGAGCTAGACCCGCCGCATTCGGTGGTCTCCGTCCTCTCGGAGCTGTTGCCGCTGCCGGACGACAGGTGGGGCGGCAGCGTGGGCCCGGGGACCCGCGACGCCGGGCTGTCGTCCCCCCGGTCCGCCTCGGCCCCTTGCTGGCGCAAGTGCAGGGGCAGAGCCGGGCCGATGAAGTCTCCCATGGCGCTCTGCGGCACGCCCAGTAAGCTCACCTTCACTCTCGTCACATTACCATCGTCACACATGCAGCTCTGTTCTGGTACACACATCACAGTTAGAGCCATTCATTACAAATACTTGCTTTAATACACtgcttttattactaaaattaattaatatttatcataATCATGTTGTTAGTAATGTGCATACTTACTGACACTCCTCCTCtgattttttataacttttatagtTTTAGACTGCTTTCGACTTTTCCCCATGCTTCATCAACAGTATTTCTCCATAGTTTATGTTAGGTActtctttgatttttttatttatgttttataactTTTATAGTTTTAGACTGCTTTCGACCTTTCCCCATGCTTCATCAACAGTGTTTCTCCATAGAGTTTATGTTACACCTACGTACCACGATACTACCCTTGTTACATTGAACTGATGTTCTGGTGTAATAATTTTTCGTTGCTCTTTACTTACGAAAGATTGTCGAGGTAATATTCTAAATGGGAATAAACAAAGTGTAAAAGCCTAAACACACAAacccaaaactttattttttttgagaGGAATTCCACAACATTCATTAAGTGTGGGGTCACTATTGATTAACTTCAATTCTTCTAACTATTTCTACACTCTTTTGTCTCACTGCAGAGTGGAATTCTTTCCCCTCCAATTCCGCCAATAGTAACTATGTATGTAAGCTATAATGCTGTAGTGTATCATGTGACTTGTCCACTGTCTTCGTGAAGTCGTCAGTAGAATATCAAAAAATGTATCGGATGCTTCAATAAAAGCAAAGAAAATAAAGGCATAGATAACATGTTTGTGTATGAGTTCACACTTAACTCTTACAGTGTTTTAGAGGACTcaaattttaagtatttagttGATTTTAATGCTATACCAGACTCAAATGCAGCAATAACTCCATGCATATATTCAGAAGAGAAAAACTAAAACCTGAAAATTAAGTAGGTCCACTGAGTATAAACCACATTACTACAATCAACTGTGTTACAGAGATTTGTACATCTTCAACACTTTTTTAGCACTGTATTTCACTGATTTCAATAACCCTGCTGTAAGAATGCCTTTCAAGCTCTGAGTTATGCTTGATGACCAAACTATGTCTCTGATGCAACTATCCAACATTTTACCACAGTCTGGATCAAATGCCATAGAATGGAGAGCATCTTCTGTGTCTTGTCTGTATTTCACACTACCCTTGTTCCACGCACGTACTACTGCCCTCTGGGGAGTCCTGGGTAGCTGGTTGAGATGGTAGTGTCGAGCAGTAGGACTGAAGTTCTGGTAACACATCTGATGGCCATCGTCCGAATGATGTACATCGACATAGTCGCTCATAGAATTTAGCACAGGCGCATAAAGATCCCAGAATGCCTTGATCTGAGGCAGGACTATATTCTCGATTTTGTTTTTGTCTTCGCCGAAAATCATGCGAAAGTCACCAAAATATGATATACCTGCAATGGTCTCATAAAATTTCTTTTCGGTGAAAGCATCGGGTAGTAGTAACAAGGCAGCATGGACAACACTATGTAAATTCTGCTGCAAGGCTGAGCGAAGTTCAGAATAACTAGCATTCCTGATAATTTCAACAGGTTTATGAAGCCTACCAGCTAAATATAAATCATTCCAATCCAAAAGATCTGTAACAAGAGCTGAATGTGATATGACTCCGTACTTAATTACAGCATTCTCTTTTTCTATCGGCACTAGTGTGTTGAAATAAACTTTAGCTCCCCAGTTTTCCTGGTATTTCGCGACGGCCTCGTGTCCGAACCAACCGAGTAACGAGTAGTGTTTGCGGTTCTTTGCAATATTTTCTCGATGCCACTCGCTTGGATTATCTActgaaaaaattatatcaatCACGTTTTTCGATTGGTCACTTGAACCTAACTGTTTGAACACGCCAGAACCGTAAGCAAAACAGAATGTAAATTTTTGGGGAAACAATTCAACTATTCTGCTATACAAACTTTGGACACCAGATAATCCCTTTGTTGATATCATTTTCGGTACAAATTTCCAAATTACGAAATGATAAAAGAAACATTCAACTgataaacaaacaatattttacacTAAATATGGTTAGATATTTCACATAAAGGCAATACTTTTACAAACACACAACCACCATTATAAACATACATACCCGTGTAAAACATGTAAACAAGCAGAAGACCACCATAGAACTACACAGTTACAGTGAAAAGAATGAGTAAAATATCTTAGCCACACaagaaaaacattataaatggCAGCGGTGGTTGTTGAAGGAAGTCGTTTGCGTGTTATAAATGTGTAAATAACTAGACATTTTTAGCGatcccatcacttttcaagaagcgGAACTTGTATTTATCTTCGTCGATAATCGGTATGGCaatatacgtttgaaaatctggTAGTCTAATACACAATTTACCACATAAAATCCCAGAGGTGGGAAATGGATTACCCCAGGCTCCGAACTGTGATCTGTAATAGTAAGTGTTATAGACTTGTCTGACTTATTTAATGTGCGTGAAGTATATATTGGCACGTGTGCGGTGGTTTTCACGTTTTCAGTATCGTTAGGAAGATAAAGTTATTTGTTTGGAAGGTTAGGAGATCGATTGATATAAGAGTTCAGAAAAAATATGGTTAAAGTGTAGGGAATAGGAGTTAAACTAGATGGAAAGGAGATATGACTTCTAAGGTAACATGTGGTACTGATAAGACCAGTGGAGGCAGTTTTCAGCAGTAGGGTGGAGGGGATCTTAGACTGGTGGTAGAGGTTGAAATGGGGCGGCGAGTAAATAAGGAAAAGAGGAAGAAagtaggtttgtttgactcgaggtctctttttgacctgtcaactctcggggcgcccttttccggaagcagtatggcggatggtcgttttactcgcgggggcaagttgctctcaggtcactcaggtcatgctctcgatgctcctcctctcgaggaagagttgcgagggcaagtcgtctgctggttgttttggcgcgactttgacgatggagtcaatatgttataaagctacatttggtgatgacggtaatattttaattagatgacgacattgaagcggaaaaacatttcaatataacttatttggcgtcctttatttaaaaatcacaagatttgcaatcgtttcctagtacaggttagcttatgcataccacaaGCGGTTTAAAGTgaaaaagcaatatttatatatttttaccttcatcaagctctctcataatttgtagtccaatatatggtaaatcaataacaacttcatcttcatatgaatcttcatttccaaacaaatttctcacgatgtctgctatattttccgccatcattgtttaacaacaaatagcgttttcttcgtgtattaaaagttaccgactctttttgccctcaggtcaacttgctcccaactctttcaactcccaaGGAGCACGAGacacctcgagtcaaacaaacctattaAAATATGGGGTAGGGCAGATAAAGTGGGGTGTAAGTATATTTGAAGAGGGTGTATTGTAGATGGGCAAAATTAGGGTACTTGTTGGAAAATGGGCCACCT contains the following coding sequences:
- the LOC134531939 gene encoding phosphatidate cytidylyltransferase, mitochondrial: MISTKGLSGVQSLYSRIVELFPQKFTFCFAYGSGVFKQLGSSDQSKNVIDIIFSVDNPSEWHRENIAKNRKHYSLLGWFGHEAVAKYQENWGAKVYFNTLVPIEKENAVIKYGVISHSALVTDLLDWNDLYLAGRLHKPVEIIRNASYSELRSALQQNLHSVVHAALLLLPDAFTEKKFYETIAGISYFGDFRMIFGEDKNKIENIVLPQIKAFWDLYAPVLNSMSDYVDVHHSDDGHQMCYQNFSPTARHYHLNQLPRTPQRAVVRAWNKGSVKYRQDTEDALHSMAFDPDCGKMLDSCIRDIVWSSSITQSLKGILTAGLLKSVKYSAKKVLKMYKSL